The Solibacillus daqui genome has a segment encoding these proteins:
- a CDS encoding TRAP transporter small permease: protein MTKLSNVITRVEEVIMGVLMAILTIIMVTAVFFRYVLSDPLPWATEVSIYLFIWFSFIGGSWGLKYGTQAAVTFLLDALSENKQRMLKIVQDVIMLAFLIIILVYSVKWLMLPSTMLQKSTSLGMPMWIPYSAVPTGILFAAIHIVARLIRLLKNEEKLQEKEIGDELV, encoded by the coding sequence ATGACAAAGCTCAGCAATGTTATTACAAGAGTAGAGGAAGTTATTATGGGCGTTTTAATGGCGATTTTAACGATTATCATGGTAACAGCTGTATTTTTTCGCTATGTATTATCTGATCCACTCCCTTGGGCAACGGAAGTTTCGATTTACTTATTCATTTGGTTTTCATTCATAGGAGGTAGCTGGGGCTTGAAGTATGGTACGCAAGCCGCAGTTACTTTTTTACTTGATGCTTTATCAGAGAATAAGCAACGAATGTTAAAAATTGTCCAAGATGTAATTATGTTAGCTTTTCTAATCATTATTTTAGTATATTCCGTGAAATGGCTTATGCTGCCTTCAACGATGCTCCAAAAATCTACGTCTCTTGGCATGCCGATGTGGATTCCATATAGCGCTGTGCCAACGGGGATTTTATTTGCGGCAATTCATATTGTTGCACGTCTAATTCGTCTATTAAAAAATGAAGAAAAACTACAAGAAAAAGAGATTGGAGATGAATTAGTATGA
- a CDS encoding 2-keto-4-pentenoate hydratase: MSVNLIEWSSRISQAEKTRQGIAPLTEQIESLSMKDAYWIQLEQVHRKVNAGDRITGKKIGLTSLAMQQLLNVDEPDYGHLLESMAITNNVLDCSECIKPRVEAEIAFVMKEDLIGPNVTLDQVLAATDYVVASLEVVDSRIKDWKIKLLDTIADNASSAKYVLGDVKKPIDAIDLPAVEMNFYKNGELINSGKGTDVLGNPAACVVWLINRLADFNIGVKKGEVILSGALSAALDASPGDEFVADFGETLGKIQLSCR, encoded by the coding sequence ATGAGTGTAAATTTAATTGAATGGTCTAGTAGAATTTCGCAAGCAGAAAAGACGCGTCAAGGCATCGCGCCGTTGACGGAGCAAATCGAAAGCTTAAGTATGAAGGATGCTTACTGGATTCAGCTCGAGCAAGTACACCGTAAAGTAAATGCAGGCGATCGCATTACGGGCAAAAAAATTGGTTTAACATCACTTGCGATGCAGCAGCTGCTAAATGTAGATGAACCAGACTATGGGCATTTACTAGAATCAATGGCGATTACAAACAATGTGCTCGACTGCAGTGAGTGCATTAAGCCACGTGTAGAGGCAGAAATTGCGTTCGTGATGAAAGAAGACTTAATCGGCCCGAATGTCACATTAGATCAAGTACTTGCCGCAACGGATTATGTTGTTGCGAGTCTTGAAGTTGTGGATAGCCGAATTAAAGATTGGAAAATCAAACTGCTTGATACGATTGCGGACAATGCCTCGTCAGCTAAATATGTGTTAGGTGATGTCAAGAAGCCGATTGATGCGATTGATTTACCAGCAGTGGAAATGAATTTTTATAAAAATGGAGAGCTAATTAATAGCGGCAAAGGGACAGATGTATTAGGAAACCCGGCAGCTTGTGTTGTATGGCTGATTAACCGGTTAGCTGATTTCAACATTGGGGTGAAAAAGGGCGAAGTGATTTTATCAGGCGCTCTATCTGCCGCACTTGATGCAAGCCCAGGGGACGAATTTGTAGCAGACTTTGGTGAAACGCTCGGAAAAATTCAGCTAAGCTGTCGCTAA
- a CDS encoding TRAP transporter substrate-binding protein produces the protein MKKFLSFAAMLMLLLVLAACNNDEKTVTTSTSAGSGDYPEVTFKLAHITPTDHMWHKASEKFKEELESITGGKMSVEIYPASQLGSEADMVQQVEAGSVDMAMITAAYLTSRTPEMAAWFAPYLFDTLEEANTVAQSDLGQQLLKKVEGTGLKGLTYLFAGQRTMVTKDVKINSTDDLDGLKLRVTPSPALQSFYRNAGAAPESLSLTEVYSALQTGVIDGMDMDLDATITNKYAEIAKYVAVTNHMVWPSTILTNEKKFNALSKDAQDAVTQAWKVASEFAVTTRAGQEEEFRKELESQGMEVYDLDASVFEKQIEAFDSEYGGQSDLIKQFIEANR, from the coding sequence ATGAAAAAGTTTTTAAGTTTTGCAGCAATGCTTATGTTACTTCTAGTTTTAGCGGCATGTAATAATGATGAAAAAACAGTCACTACGAGCACTTCAGCAGGATCAGGTGATTATCCAGAAGTAACATTTAAGTTAGCGCATATTACACCTACTGATCACATGTGGCACAAGGCTTCTGAAAAATTCAAAGAAGAACTTGAATCGATTACTGGCGGTAAAATGTCAGTTGAAATTTACCCAGCGAGTCAATTAGGCTCTGAAGCCGATATGGTACAGCAAGTAGAAGCGGGTTCAGTAGATATGGCGATGATTACAGCGGCCTATTTAACATCCCGTACACCAGAGATGGCTGCATGGTTTGCGCCATATTTATTCGACACGTTAGAAGAGGCAAATACAGTAGCACAATCAGATTTAGGTCAGCAATTGCTAAAAAAAGTAGAAGGAACAGGTCTTAAAGGCTTAACGTACCTATTTGCAGGTCAACGTACGATGGTAACAAAGGACGTTAAAATTAACTCTACAGATGATTTAGATGGCTTAAAATTACGTGTAACACCAAGTCCAGCACTACAGTCATTCTACCGTAACGCAGGTGCAGCGCCAGAGTCTCTATCATTAACGGAAGTATATTCGGCGTTACAAACGGGTGTTATTGATGGAATGGACATGGACTTAGACGCAACGATTACAAATAAATATGCTGAAATTGCAAAATATGTAGCGGTAACAAACCATATGGTATGGCCGTCAACAATTTTAACAAATGAGAAAAAATTCAATGCCCTTTCAAAAGATGCACAAGATGCCGTAACACAAGCTTGGAAAGTAGCAAGTGAATTCGCTGTAACAACACGTGCTGGTCAAGAAGAAGAATTCCGCAAAGAGTTAGAAAGTCAAGGCATGGAAGTATATGACCTAGATGCAAGCGTGTTCGAAAAGCAAATTGAAGCATTCGACAGTGAGTACGGTGGTCAGTCAGATTTAATTAAGCAATTCATTGAAGCGAACCGTTAA
- a CDS encoding MFS transporter has protein sequence MKQLRWLVLLIVIAQLLTAFVGRSLNPFAAYIGESLALTNFQIGFLPTALFVGQFLATLPIGFIADYMATHRLMLILMSIVGGGFLLLSTIDESYFLALLFIMLAGLGYGGMHPVTNKMLVQLYPIEKISLPMGVKQMSITLGSALSSIVLLAIAEQIGWQPTIAMASLLLLGMGVFVYLLLKPHDETFRSHRASEVSLIAQLEKLMRSVPLFFTTIIALILMGMQITFNTYLLLYLVEVKVWAIYLAGLALACSEIFGALGRVLWGVISDKFLRSNHWLALLIIALWLPFALYGLHIVQDHLLLLLVIATIGFSLSGFNGVWMNLAVESVPKTLSGSASGYSVTFASVGVFIIPPIFGLILDKASYIQAGAFLACVSSLCALIIVGMLFSKKKSSGII, from the coding sequence ATGAAGCAGTTAAGATGGCTCGTTTTGCTCATCGTTATTGCTCAGCTATTAACTGCGTTTGTTGGAAGAAGCCTAAATCCATTTGCAGCGTATATTGGAGAAAGCCTAGCGCTGACCAATTTTCAAATTGGCTTTTTACCCACGGCATTATTCGTTGGGCAATTTTTAGCAACATTACCAATTGGGTTTATAGCAGATTATATGGCGACTCACCGGCTGATGCTAATATTAATGTCAATTGTAGGGGGCGGATTTTTGTTGCTTTCTACAATTGATGAAAGTTATTTTTTAGCACTTCTTTTTATTATGTTAGCGGGGCTTGGATATGGTGGCATGCATCCTGTAACGAATAAAATGCTTGTACAGCTTTATCCGATTGAAAAAATTTCCTTACCAATGGGCGTAAAGCAAATGTCGATTACGCTGGGCTCCGCTTTGTCGAGTATTGTGTTGCTCGCCATTGCAGAGCAGATCGGCTGGCAACCAACAATTGCGATGGCATCACTTTTATTATTGGGCATGGGTGTATTTGTTTATTTGCTATTGAAGCCGCATGATGAAACATTTCGTTCGCATCGGGCGTCAGAGGTTTCGCTCATTGCACAGCTAGAAAAATTAATGCGTTCAGTACCGCTGTTTTTTACTACAATAATTGCGCTCATTTTAATGGGGATGCAAATTACCTTTAATACGTATCTTCTATTGTATTTAGTAGAGGTGAAAGTATGGGCCATTTATTTAGCAGGTTTGGCGCTTGCTTGCTCCGAAATTTTTGGTGCGCTTGGTCGTGTTTTATGGGGTGTCATTAGCGACAAATTTCTACGTAGCAATCACTGGTTAGCGCTGCTGATAATTGCTCTTTGGCTACCGTTCGCTTTATATGGGTTACATATCGTGCAAGATCATCTGCTATTGCTCCTTGTTATTGCCACGATTGGCTTTTCGCTTTCGGGGTTTAATGGTGTTTGGATGAACTTAGCTGTTGAAAGTGTCCCAAAAACATTAAGTGGTTCGGCAAGTGGCTATAGTGTGACATTTGCGTCGGTAGGGGTCTTTATTATCCCACCGATTTTTGGACTTATTTTAGATAAAGCTAGTTATATACAAGCAGGGGCTTTCTTAGCATGTGTAAGTAGTTTATGTGCACTGATTATTGTAGGGATGCTTTTTAGTAAAAAGAAGAGCAGTGGCATAATTTAG
- a CDS encoding TRAP transporter large permease — MTFITIAVFVILLILGIPISLVLGITTVVYFLINGQAILLDSTPLRMFSGLENFGLLAIPLFMLMGEIMNEGGITTRLVNFAKLILGHFRGGLAYVTVVANMFLASILGSANAQAAMMSKVMVPQMEKEGYKREFAGAITLASSIIAPIIPPSMIFIIYGTLSSTSIGAMFMAGILPGILYGLVFMGMIAYLGYKNNFPKSKRHSFKEILQGTVKTLPALLIPLVVVVGILRGVFTATESAAVACFLAVIIGLFVYRELDFKKFPKMLVNTVTNTATVTYLIIMANIFGWMIAFEQIPQLMADLILSFTESPWVFLLLVNVLLLIVGMLIDGIAALVILVPVLMPLVHALQIDPVHFGVIICINLTLGLLTPPVGTGLFIVSSMADIKFERLVKAVFPFIIVSVVVLFIITYIPDLVLVIPRMLGF; from the coding sequence ATGACATTTATTACAATCGCTGTATTTGTCATTTTATTAATTTTAGGTATTCCAATTTCTTTAGTATTGGGGATTACGACAGTTGTTTACTTTTTAATTAATGGGCAAGCGATACTGCTAGATTCTACGCCGTTACGCATGTTTTCAGGGCTCGAAAATTTTGGTTTATTAGCGATTCCGCTATTCATGTTAATGGGTGAAATTATGAATGAAGGCGGTATTACGACACGTCTTGTAAACTTTGCAAAGCTAATTTTAGGTCATTTTCGTGGCGGTTTGGCGTATGTAACCGTCGTAGCAAATATGTTTTTAGCGTCTATTTTAGGCTCTGCAAACGCACAAGCGGCGATGATGAGTAAAGTGATGGTGCCGCAAATGGAAAAAGAGGGCTATAAGCGTGAGTTTGCAGGGGCAATTACGCTTGCCTCATCAATTATTGCCCCAATTATTCCACCAAGTATGATTTTCATTATATATGGAACGTTGTCGAGCACATCGATTGGTGCGATGTTCATGGCTGGGATTTTACCGGGGATTTTATATGGACTTGTCTTTATGGGAATGATTGCATATTTGGGCTACAAAAATAATTTTCCAAAAAGTAAACGCCATTCTTTTAAGGAGATTTTGCAAGGGACAGTAAAAACGTTACCTGCATTATTAATTCCATTAGTAGTCGTTGTCGGAATTTTACGTGGCGTTTTTACTGCAACAGAGTCAGCGGCAGTTGCCTGCTTTTTAGCCGTTATTATTGGTTTATTTGTTTACCGTGAATTGGATTTTAAAAAATTTCCAAAGATGCTTGTAAATACTGTAACGAATACAGCAACGGTTACTTATTTAATTATTATGGCCAACATTTTTGGTTGGATGATTGCGTTTGAGCAAATTCCACAATTAATGGCCGACTTAATTTTAAGCTTCACAGAAAGTCCATGGGTGTTCTTACTATTAGTTAACGTTTTGTTATTAATTGTTGGTATGTTAATCGATGGTATTGCAGCGCTTGTTATTTTAGTACCAGTATTAATGCCTCTTGTACACGCGCTTCAAATCGATCCGGTACATTTCGGGGTGATTATTTGTATTAACTTAACGCTTGGTTTATTAACACCACCAGTAGGTACAGGGCTATTCATCGTATCATCGATGGCAGATATTAAGTTTGAGCGACTAGTAAAGGCGGTTTTCCCGTTCATTATCGTATCGGTTGTCGTATTATTTATTATTACCTATATTCCAGATTTAGTATTGGTCATTCCTAGAATGCTAGGATTCTAA
- a CDS encoding acetaldehyde dehydrogenase (acetylating): MKKVKVGIIGSGNIGTDLMKKVMRSNELEMSVLIGIDPASDGLKLAQDAGIYTISNGIEGFLQQPELADILFDATSAKAHQAHVNALVPLGKRVIDLTPAAIGPFVAPAVNLQKHIEQPVVNMITCGGQATIPIVYAIQRVQSVAYAEIVATIASKSAGPGTRANIDEFTETTARAIEQVGGAKQGKAIIILNPAEPPMLMRDTVSCLLEEEAKDPVQIKQAIEEMVQAVNTYVPGYRLKIEPLIDGREVKVFLEVEGLGDYLPVYAGNLDIMTAAGLKVAELIAQQLQQKGVQIS; the protein is encoded by the coding sequence ATGAAAAAGGTGAAGGTTGGAATTATCGGGTCGGGCAACATCGGTACCGATCTTATGAAAAAAGTAATGCGCTCTAACGAATTAGAAATGTCCGTGTTAATCGGAATTGATCCAGCATCAGATGGATTAAAACTTGCACAGGATGCGGGTATTTACACAATTTCAAACGGTATCGAAGGATTTTTACAGCAACCTGAGCTAGCAGATATTTTATTTGATGCGACATCAGCAAAAGCGCATCAAGCACATGTGAATGCATTGGTGCCACTAGGAAAGCGTGTCATTGATTTGACACCTGCAGCAATCGGTCCTTTTGTTGCACCGGCTGTTAATTTGCAAAAGCATATCGAGCAGCCTGTTGTCAATATGATTACATGCGGTGGGCAAGCAACGATTCCGATTGTCTATGCGATTCAGCGCGTACAAAGTGTCGCCTATGCCGAAATCGTTGCAACGATCGCTTCTAAAAGCGCTGGTCCGGGAACGCGTGCGAACATTGATGAATTTACAGAAACTACGGCGCGTGCGATTGAGCAAGTAGGCGGTGCCAAGCAAGGAAAAGCCATTATTATTTTAAATCCAGCAGAGCCACCGATGCTTATGCGTGATACCGTTTCGTGTTTATTGGAGGAAGAAGCAAAAGACCCTGTGCAAATTAAGCAAGCAATTGAGGAAATGGTACAGGCAGTCAACACATATGTGCCAGGCTACCGTTTAAAAATCGAGCCATTAATCGATGGACGCGAAGTAAAAGTGTTTTTGGAAGTAGAAGGGCTTGGCGATTATTTACCGGTGTATGCCGGCAACCTAGATATTATGACGGCTGCAGGCTTGAAAGTCGCAGAATTGATTGCACAGCAGCTCCAGCAAAAAGGGGTGCAAATTTCATGA
- a CDS encoding aldehyde dehydrogenase, whose product MQQVQIKGIDCRNFINGQYVEAAEDRKFFNINPATEEVIGWVSEATQYEVDLAVKAAKAAAKGEWSTYTVKQRSQIIRKIGDLILENVEEFAMLEALDTGKPYALAMEMDIKRAAHNFHFFADYVTSLGNEAYNQDNIALHYTVTRPVGVVAMINPWNLPLLLLTWKLAPCLAAGSTAVMKPAELTPMTATKLAEICKEAGVPDGVVNVVHGFGKDSAGAFLSEHPLVDAITFTGETRTGTTIMKAAAPTLKKVSFELGGKNPAIIFADSDIDEVVETTLHSSFRNQGQVCLCASRIYVERSIMDAFLEKFVARTKELIVGDPFDANTNIGSVVGKEHYEKVMRYIDIAKEEGGTILTGGKRPAHMEKGYFIEPTIIIGLDENSRCVREEIFGPVVTVLPFDSEDEVIGYANDTTYGLGATIWTNDLRRAHRVAGQIESGIVWVNTWYLRDLRTPFGGMKQSGIGREGGAHSFEFYCEQSNVTIKL is encoded by the coding sequence ATGCAACAAGTACAGATAAAAGGAATCGATTGCCGTAATTTCATTAACGGTCAATATGTAGAGGCTGCTGAAGATCGAAAGTTTTTCAATATAAATCCAGCAACAGAAGAAGTAATCGGGTGGGTGTCAGAGGCAACACAATATGAGGTTGATCTTGCGGTGAAAGCAGCAAAAGCAGCAGCAAAAGGCGAATGGTCTACATACACAGTGAAGCAACGTTCGCAAATCATTCGCAAAATTGGTGATTTAATTTTAGAAAATGTTGAGGAGTTCGCAATGCTTGAGGCACTTGATACAGGCAAGCCTTATGCATTAGCAATGGAAATGGACATTAAACGAGCGGCGCATAACTTCCACTTTTTTGCGGATTATGTTACGTCGTTAGGTAATGAGGCATATAACCAGGATAATATCGCGCTCCATTACACAGTAACGCGTCCAGTAGGGGTTGTGGCCATGATTAACCCATGGAATTTACCGCTTTTATTATTAACATGGAAGCTTGCACCGTGTTTAGCGGCGGGCAGTACAGCTGTTATGAAACCGGCGGAGTTAACACCGATGACAGCAACGAAGCTAGCAGAAATTTGTAAGGAAGCGGGCGTACCAGATGGCGTTGTCAATGTTGTCCACGGTTTCGGTAAAGATTCAGCAGGGGCGTTTTTATCAGAGCACCCACTTGTTGATGCGATTACATTTACTGGTGAAACGCGTACAGGAACGACCATTATGAAAGCGGCAGCACCAACGTTAAAGAAAGTGTCCTTTGAGCTAGGCGGCAAAAACCCTGCCATTATTTTTGCGGATTCAGATATCGATGAAGTAGTAGAAACAACCCTGCATTCAAGCTTCCGCAATCAAGGGCAAGTTTGCTTATGTGCGTCACGCATTTATGTTGAGCGTTCGATCATGGATGCATTTTTAGAAAAGTTTGTAGCGCGCACGAAAGAGCTTATTGTCGGAGATCCGTTCGATGCTAATACGAATATTGGCTCCGTTGTAGGGAAGGAGCATTACGAAAAAGTAATGCGCTATATCGATATTGCGAAAGAAGAGGGCGGTACGATTTTAACGGGTGGTAAACGTCCAGCTCATATGGAAAAAGGCTACTTTATTGAGCCAACAATAATTATAGGTCTAGATGAAAATTCACGCTGTGTGAGAGAAGAAATTTTTGGTCCTGTCGTTACGGTTTTGCCATTTGATTCAGAAGACGAAGTGATTGGTTATGCGAATGATACAACGTATGGCTTAGGGGCGACAATTTGGACAAATGATTTACGTCGTGCGCATCGTGTAGCAGGGCAAATCGAATCGGGCATCGTTTGGGTGAATACATGGTATTTACGCGACTTACGTACACCATTTGGCGGCATGAAGCAAAGTGGCATCGGGCGTGAAGGCGGCGCACATAGCTTCGAGTTTTATTGTGAACAATCGAACGTAACAATCAAATTATAA
- the dmpG gene encoding 4-hydroxy-2-oxovalerate aldolase, translated as MKKLLVTEVALRDGSHVVGHQFTKEQVHNVTKQLSAAGVPYIEVTHGDGLGGSSLQYGFSKEYDIELVKEAVKVAGNSTIAVLLLPGIGTIEDLKKAYDAGARMVRVATHVTEADVSKQHIETAKAMGMETVGFLMMAHSAPPEVVLEQAKLMESYGADVVYVTDSAGAMLPSDVTARIRLLKEHLSVDIGFHAHNNLSLAVANSLVAIEAGANRIDGSVCCLGAGAGNTQTEVLVGVLDRLGYETGIDLYKMLDLADDVRANLLPAPQDITSGSFIMGYAGVYSSFLRHAVLASEKFGVDARDILVELGKRKVVGGQEDMIIEVAQQMAEKKVSVS; from the coding sequence ATGAAAAAGTTGTTAGTAACAGAAGTAGCTTTACGCGATGGAAGCCATGTAGTCGGTCACCAGTTTACAAAAGAACAAGTGCACAATGTAACGAAGCAACTAAGCGCTGCGGGTGTGCCTTATATCGAAGTGACGCACGGAGACGGTTTAGGTGGGTCATCTTTACAGTATGGTTTTTCAAAGGAATATGATATCGAGCTTGTAAAAGAAGCGGTGAAAGTAGCCGGTAATTCAACGATTGCGGTTTTGTTGTTACCAGGTATTGGTACGATTGAAGATTTAAAAAAGGCATATGATGCCGGCGCTCGCATGGTACGTGTAGCAACACATGTTACAGAAGCAGATGTTTCAAAGCAGCATATTGAAACAGCAAAAGCGATGGGAATGGAGACAGTCGGCTTCTTAATGATGGCGCACAGTGCTCCACCAGAAGTTGTTTTGGAACAGGCGAAGCTAATGGAATCTTACGGGGCAGATGTTGTTTACGTGACGGATTCTGCAGGTGCAATGCTACCGAGTGATGTAACGGCACGTATTCGTTTGTTAAAAGAGCATTTGTCAGTAGATATCGGTTTCCATGCGCACAATAACTTATCTTTGGCGGTTGCAAACAGCCTTGTCGCTATTGAGGCAGGCGCCAACCGTATTGATGGGAGTGTGTGCTGTTTAGGGGCAGGTGCCGGAAATACACAAACAGAAGTATTGGTTGGTGTATTAGATCGCTTAGGCTATGAAACGGGTATTGATCTTTACAAAATGCTCGACTTGGCAGATGATGTACGCGCGAATCTTTTACCAGCTCCGCAAGATATTACGAGCGGTAGCTTCATTATGGGCTATGCCGGTGTCTATTCAAGCTTTTTACGTCACGCCGTCCTTGCGTCAGAAAAATTCGGTGTCGATGCACGCGATATTTTAGTTGAGCTTGGTAAGCGTAAAGTAGTTGGTGGACAAGAAGATATGATTATTGAAGTAGCACAACAAATGGCAGAAAAAAAGGTGAGTGTATCGTGA
- a CDS encoding RidA family protein codes for MTNETQTPESQLEKLGITLGTPRSAVGNYVGCVRTGNLIFTSGQGVDQYHGQLGADLTVEDGYAASRQSMINLLSVLKHELGDLSKVKRIVKILGMVNSTSDFTQQPKVMDGASDLLVEVFGEKGKHARSAVGMAQLPNNTAIEIEMIVEIEE; via the coding sequence ATGACGAACGAAACACAAACGCCAGAATCGCAATTAGAGAAGCTCGGCATTACGCTGGGTACGCCACGTTCGGCAGTTGGAAATTATGTAGGCTGTGTGCGCACGGGTAATTTAATTTTCACATCGGGGCAGGGGGTTGACCAATATCACGGTCAGCTAGGTGCTGATTTAACAGTAGAGGATGGCTATGCGGCATCACGCCAATCGATGATCAATTTACTTTCGGTGTTAAAGCATGAGCTAGGTGATCTATCGAAGGTCAAGCGCATTGTGAAAATTTTAGGAATGGTCAATTCTACTTCCGATTTCACGCAGCAGCCAAAGGTTATGGATGGTGCATCGGATTTACTTGTTGAAGTGTTCGGCGAAAAAGGAAAGCATGCACGCTCAGCGGTAGGAATGGCGCAATTACCAAATAATACAGCAATCGAAATCGAAATGATTGTTGAGATAGAAGAATAA
- a CDS encoding 4-oxalocrotonate tautomerase translates to MPIVQIQLLEGRSAEQKRQIIYEMTEMLARVADAPKESIRIIIQEIPLDHWGIAGETMTEYRKNKE, encoded by the coding sequence ATGCCAATTGTACAAATTCAATTATTAGAAGGTCGCAGTGCGGAACAAAAACGACAGATTATTTATGAAATGACGGAGATGCTAGCAAGAGTTGCTGACGCTCCGAAAGAAAGCATTCGCATCATTATTCAAGAAATTCCATTAGATCATTGGGGTATCGCGGGTGAAACGATGACCGAGTATCGAAAAAACAAGGAATAG
- a CDS encoding DUF779 domain-containing protein, with protein sequence MEKLIATDKAIEVIELLKKKHGNLLFQQSSGCCDGTVPMCFQADGHYISSQNVLIGEIAGVPYYIDKTQDTYLKHMQIIVDVMEGMGASFSLESAEGYAFLMHSKVMK encoded by the coding sequence ATGGAAAAATTAATCGCAACAGACAAGGCTATTGAAGTAATCGAACTGTTAAAGAAAAAGCACGGTAATTTGTTGTTTCAGCAATCATCTGGCTGCTGTGATGGCACGGTGCCGATGTGCTTTCAGGCGGACGGCCATTATATAAGCAGTCAAAATGTACTTATTGGTGAAATTGCAGGTGTGCCTTATTATATTGATAAAACACAGGATACGTATTTAAAACATATGCAAATTATTGTCGATGTCATGGAAGGTATGGGTGCTTCGTTTTCACTTGAAAGCGCTGAAGGCTATGCGTTTTTGATGCACTCGAAAGTAATGAAATAA
- a CDS encoding 2-keto-4-pentenoate hydratase, translating into MSTIYEFVERVATAQSEKTAIEKITNSNPTLTLEEAYEIQRLSIEKSISASNAFIGWKMGLTSKAKQLQVGVESTIYGRLTNNMLMNHNEITAADHIHPRIEPEVAFTFKSAIAGENLTPYEVWSAVEYVYLALEVIDSRYENFAFSLMDVIADNASSTKFLMGSQPYAPTTTDWAQIKVDVYHNGERKYEGVGAAILDHPIHSVIELLNMLSKEGRGILPGQLVLAGAMTDAVAVKAGDTVTADYGVLGSLTINVK; encoded by the coding sequence GTGAGTACAATTTATGAATTTGTAGAGCGCGTAGCAACAGCACAATCAGAAAAAACAGCAATCGAAAAAATTACGAATAGTAACCCAACGTTAACGCTTGAAGAGGCATACGAAATTCAACGTCTTAGCATCGAAAAATCGATTTCAGCAAGCAATGCATTTATCGGATGGAAGATGGGTTTAACGAGTAAAGCGAAGCAACTTCAAGTAGGTGTGGAGTCAACAATTTACGGTCGCTTAACAAATAATATGTTAATGAATCACAACGAAATTACAGCAGCAGATCATATTCATCCGCGTATCGAGCCGGAAGTCGCTTTTACATTCAAAAGTGCGATTGCTGGTGAAAATTTAACGCCGTATGAAGTATGGTCAGCAGTTGAATACGTTTATTTAGCACTAGAAGTAATTGATAGTCGATATGAGAACTTTGCTTTTTCGTTAATGGATGTTATTGCAGACAATGCTTCTTCCACAAAATTCTTAATGGGAAGCCAGCCATATGCGCCGACAACAACCGATTGGGCACAAATTAAAGTAGATGTGTATCACAATGGTGAGCGAAAGTATGAAGGTGTCGGTGCAGCAATTTTAGATCATCCGATTCATTCGGTAATTGAACTGCTCAATATGCTAAGCAAAGAAGGGCGCGGCATTCTACCAGGCCAGCTTGTATTAGCAGGTGCCATGACGGACGCAGTAGCTGTAAAAGCAGGCGATACAGTGACAGCGGATTATGGTGTATTAGGTAGCCTAACAATAAATGTGAAGTAA